From Rubinisphaera margarita, a single genomic window includes:
- a CDS encoding PQQ-binding-like beta-propeller repeat protein has protein sequence MQLASRLLYSAVALTFFTGVCPAADWPHWRGPGMDAKSSETGLNWNWGEDGPELVYNVEGFGRGYASVSIVEGTLYTTGNTEDGGQAVVAADAASGRIKWKTPVTEANPEHSYPGSRSTPSFDNGKLYIVASSGKIVCLDAKGGSIQWEKDFKKEWNGKMMSGWGYSESPLIDGDRVLCTPGGPDAMIVCLNKKDGSEIWRSAVPEFTEPDLEKREGKDGAGYSSIVVSNGAGVKQYVQLIGRGVIGIRASDGEFLWGYNQVANEVANIPTPVTKGDHVFATSSYDGGGAVLLKLSKDGRGVKAVPVYWLAKRTFNNHHGGVVLVDGYIYAGHNQNQGFPTCLDFESGEIEWGGDGLRGEGKGSAAIVFVDGHVIFRYQDGRVVAIEATPEEYRVKGQFMPVYQEDKSWAHPVVVDGRLYLREQDRLMCYKLK, from the coding sequence ATGCAGCTTGCCAGCCGTCTGCTTTATTCCGCTGTTGCCCTGACATTTTTCACTGGCGTCTGCCCGGCGGCCGACTGGCCCCACTGGCGTGGACCGGGAATGGATGCGAAGTCCTCTGAAACGGGGCTCAACTGGAACTGGGGCGAAGACGGCCCCGAGCTGGTTTACAATGTCGAAGGCTTCGGCAGAGGCTACGCCAGCGTCTCGATCGTTGAGGGAACGCTCTACACGACCGGCAACACCGAAGATGGCGGTCAGGCGGTCGTCGCCGCCGACGCGGCCAGTGGACGAATCAAGTGGAAGACTCCGGTCACCGAAGCCAATCCGGAACACAGCTATCCCGGTTCCCGCAGCACGCCGAGCTTTGACAACGGCAAGCTCTACATCGTCGCGTCTTCCGGCAAGATCGTCTGCCTCGATGCCAAAGGCGGATCGATTCAATGGGAGAAGGACTTCAAGAAAGAGTGGAACGGCAAGATGATGTCCGGCTGGGGATATTCGGAATCCCCGCTGATCGATGGCGATCGTGTCCTCTGCACACCTGGCGGACCGGATGCGATGATCGTCTGCCTGAACAAGAAAGACGGCTCGGAAATCTGGCGGTCAGCCGTCCCTGAATTCACCGAACCGGATCTTGAGAAACGTGAAGGCAAGGACGGAGCCGGCTATTCGTCGATCGTCGTTTCCAACGGAGCCGGCGTTAAGCAGTACGTTCAACTCATCGGACGCGGCGTGATCGGCATTCGGGCCAGCGATGGCGAATTCCTCTGGGGTTACAATCAGGTCGCCAACGAAGTCGCGAATATCCCGACGCCCGTCACCAAAGGCGACCATGTCTTCGCAACATCCAGCTACGATGGCGGTGGAGCAGTCCTGCTCAAGCTGAGCAAGGATGGTCGCGGCGTGAAGGCCGTTCCGGTCTACTGGCTCGCCAAACGGACATTCAATAACCACCACGGCGGAGTCGTCCTGGTCGACGGCTACATCTACGCCGGCCACAACCAGAACCAGGGTTTCCCGACCTGCCTCGACTTCGAGAGTGGGGAAATTGAATGGGGCGGCGACGGACTTCGCGGCGAGGGCAAAGGCTCGGCTGCCATCGTCTTCGTCGATGGTCACGTGATCTTCCGCTATCAGGACGGTCGTGTCGTCGCGATTGAAGCCACGCCTGAAGAATATCGAGTCAAAGGCCAGTTCATGCCGGTCTATCAGGAAGACAAGAGTTGGGCCCATCCTGTGGTCGTGGACGGTAGACTGTATCTCCGCGAGCAGGACCGCCTGATGTGCTACAAACTGAAGTAA
- the rpe gene encoding ribulose-phosphate 3-epimerase yields MPPSTATELSGITDAQPEIRIMNERTRSLLSKRPLIAPSMLKCDFGNLEADVARLEEAGAPVLHWDVMDGHFVPNLSYGAMVIEKMRHRTELPFDAHLMISDPAKYLKDYVNAGCDLISIHIEAVPEPGELLETIRSHGCSPGLVLNPGTPVERISPWISACDLILVMSVEPGFGGQKFMPVALDKLFLIKELMRDDQLLSIDGGIGLETIQSCAERGADTFVCGSSIFDHEDYSAAVSGLLAAIDRPAG; encoded by the coding sequence ATGCCACCGTCCACGGCGACGGAGCTGTCGGGAATTACAGATGCTCAACCGGAAATCAGAATCATGAATGAACGGACCAGGTCCCTGCTCTCGAAGCGACCGCTGATCGCTCCTTCGATGCTCAAGTGCGATTTCGGGAACCTTGAAGCCGATGTCGCACGCCTGGAAGAGGCAGGGGCTCCGGTTCTTCACTGGGATGTGATGGACGGACATTTTGTCCCGAATCTGTCCTACGGAGCGATGGTGATCGAAAAGATGCGTCACCGGACGGAACTGCCGTTTGATGCCCATCTGATGATCAGTGATCCCGCGAAGTACCTCAAAGACTATGTCAACGCCGGCTGCGATCTGATTTCGATTCATATCGAAGCGGTCCCCGAGCCGGGCGAACTGCTGGAGACGATTCGCTCCCATGGCTGCTCCCCTGGTCTCGTACTGAACCCCGGTACGCCGGTCGAACGGATCAGTCCCTGGATCTCGGCGTGTGATTTGATTCTCGTCATGAGCGTGGAGCCGGGTTTCGGCGGCCAGAAATTCATGCCTGTTGCACTCGATAAACTGTTCCTGATCAAGGAGTTAATGCGAGACGACCAGTTGCTCTCCATTGACGGCGGGATCGGACTGGAGACAATTCAGTCTTGTGCCGAGCGAGGAGCCGATACGTTTGTCTGTGGAAGTTCAATCTTCGACCATGAAGACTATTCCGCAGCGGTTTCCGGCCTGTTGGCTGCAATCGATCGCCCTGCCGGCTAG
- a CDS encoding histidine phosphatase family protein yields MCQIFLVRPGQTDYDCQHRVQGSLDLPLNEDGFREVESLIDCLGDREIDLILTGPSDPSYGTAQILSEKLDVPLKSTELLRNLNQGLWEGLEIDEVRRKFPTIYKHWEDAPNEVLIPNAEPIQEALKRIDKLLKKYARKDRQILIVAQEPLATMFACCAEGRKVSLHHQADTTKRCELQSLHVPGKPAQN; encoded by the coding sequence ATGTGCCAAATCTTTCTGGTTCGTCCTGGACAAACCGATTATGATTGCCAGCACAGAGTCCAGGGGTCCCTGGATCTTCCACTCAACGAGGACGGATTCCGGGAAGTGGAATCTCTGATCGATTGCCTGGGAGATCGGGAAATCGACTTGATTCTGACCGGCCCGTCGGATCCATCATACGGCACGGCTCAGATTCTCTCTGAGAAGCTCGATGTGCCGCTCAAGTCAACCGAGTTGTTGCGGAACCTGAATCAGGGACTCTGGGAAGGTCTTGAGATCGACGAAGTTCGACGCAAGTTTCCGACCATCTACAAGCACTGGGAAGATGCCCCGAATGAGGTCCTCATTCCCAATGCCGAACCGATCCAGGAAGCGTTGAAACGAATCGACAAATTGTTAAAAAAATACGCCCGGAAAGATCGTCAGATCCTGATCGTGGCCCAGGAACCACTGGCAACGATGTTTGCCTGTTGTGCCGAAGGTCGCAAGGTCAGCCTGCATCACCAGGCCGACACGACGAAACGCTGCGAACTGCAATCGCTGCACGTCCCTGGCAAGCCGGCGCAGAATTGA
- the accD gene encoding acetyl-CoA carboxylase, carboxyltransferase subunit beta, with the protein MTRDEADANGRPQKRGVPEGLWLKCPECQSTVFRKQVDRLLGICPECDYHFYVPARTRIEQLVDVGSFEEWFADIRSVDPLGFVDSKPYKDRLISEQKKTGLTDACVTGRGYLRGRPIVISVTDSAFIMGSMGSVVGEKLTRATEKATELKLPLVIVSGSGGGARMHEGILSLMQMAKVSAALARYHEAGGLFISVLTNPTMGGVAASFASLGDLVVAEAKALVGFAGPRVVQATVKSPLPEGFQTSEFLLAHGFIDRIIHRNELRTEIASFIDYCEIKP; encoded by the coding sequence ATGACACGAGACGAGGCGGATGCAAACGGGCGGCCACAGAAGCGGGGCGTACCGGAAGGGCTCTGGCTGAAATGCCCGGAATGTCAGTCCACGGTCTTCCGTAAACAGGTCGACCGGCTGCTCGGCATTTGTCCCGAATGCGACTATCACTTCTACGTTCCCGCCCGGACCCGAATCGAGCAGCTTGTCGATGTCGGCAGCTTCGAGGAATGGTTCGCCGACATCCGCTCGGTCGACCCGCTCGGCTTCGTCGATTCCAAGCCCTATAAGGATCGTCTGATCTCCGAACAGAAGAAAACCGGCCTGACAGACGCCTGCGTTACGGGTCGCGGTTATCTTCGTGGACGCCCCATTGTCATTTCGGTCACCGATTCCGCTTTCATCATGGGAAGCATGGGCTCGGTTGTCGGAGAGAAGCTGACTCGCGCCACCGAGAAAGCGACGGAACTGAAGTTGCCACTCGTGATCGTAAGCGGTTCCGGCGGCGGAGCCCGTATGCACGAGGGGATTCTCTCGCTGATGCAGATGGCCAAAGTCTCAGCCGCCCTGGCCCGCTACCATGAAGCCGGAGGTCTGTTCATCTCCGTGCTGACGAACCCCACGATGGGTGGAGTCGCCGCAAGCTTCGCCTCACTGGGCGATCTGGTTGTGGCGGAAGCCAAGGCACTGGTCGGATTCGCCGGCCCCCGCGTGGTTCAGGCCACCGTGAAGTCTCCGTTGCCGGAAGGCTTCCAGACCAGCGAGTTCCTGCTCGCACACGGCTTCATCGATCGCATCATCCACCGCAACGAACTGCGAACGGAGATCGCGTCGTTCATCGACTACTGCGAAATCAAGCCGTAA
- a CDS encoding serine/threonine protein kinase, with amino-acid sequence MQLLKNLFQRQPSGPPRVNLKSRFELISQMGMGTMSKVWKANDRQSQQFVALKMIDRDALEKMNARFPGLSRPEEGAVGMSLQHPCIVKTLEYGLSTENEPFIVMEYIDGFGLQQLVELQNETLERYRMTWIIKMGEALHYFHEQGWIHRDFCPKNILTTANGQIKLIDFGLAVPNTAPFQAPGNRTGTADYMAPELVRRQKTDQRIDVYSYAVTCFQMFSNQLPYVRGKTLDQIVKNLNRPPKEIREVAPGIPDSVAQIIMKGLEKNPDDRWQSVQEMTTAFRALVRKKPKKG; translated from the coding sequence ATGCAACTGTTGAAGAATCTGTTCCAGCGGCAGCCGTCCGGTCCGCCGCGAGTGAACTTGAAATCGCGATTTGAGCTGATCTCCCAGATGGGCATGGGAACAATGTCCAAGGTCTGGAAGGCCAACGATCGCCAATCGCAGCAGTTCGTCGCTCTGAAGATGATCGATCGCGATGCTCTGGAGAAAATGAACGCCCGCTTTCCCGGCCTGTCCCGGCCCGAGGAAGGTGCCGTCGGAATGTCTCTGCAGCACCCCTGCATCGTCAAGACGCTCGAGTACGGCCTGAGCACCGAGAACGAGCCATTCATCGTGATGGAATACATCGACGGTTTCGGACTCCAGCAGCTGGTCGAACTTCAGAACGAAACACTCGAACGGTATCGGATGACCTGGATCATCAAAATGGGCGAGGCCCTGCACTATTTCCACGAACAGGGCTGGATCCATCGCGATTTCTGCCCCAAAAACATTCTCACCACCGCGAATGGTCAGATTAAATTGATCGACTTCGGACTCGCGGTCCCGAATACTGCACCGTTTCAGGCACCCGGAAACCGCACCGGCACAGCCGATTACATGGCTCCGGAACTGGTCCGGCGGCAGAAGACTGATCAGCGAATCGACGTCTATTCCTACGCGGTGACCTGCTTCCAGATGTTCTCCAATCAGCTTCCCTACGTTCGAGGCAAAACGCTGGATCAGATTGTTAAGAACCTCAACCGTCCGCCGAAAGAGATCCGTGAGGTCGCTCCGGGCATTCCCGATTCTGTCGCGCAGATCATCATGAAGGGTCTCGAAAAGAATCCCGATGACCGCTGGCAGTCGGTTCAGGAAATGACGACGGCCTTCCGGGCTCTGGTCCGCAAAAAGCCGAAAAAGGGCTGA
- a CDS encoding ATP-dependent helicase, with product MQSSKLLSSLNASQRDAATTFSGPLLVLAGAGTGKTRVITTRMALLIGQGVPAERILSVTFTNKAAKEMTERCTNLIGRRKTKPWISTFHSLCVRILREEIEPLGFRQNFTIIDRGDQESMAREVLRSIRVQDSALKPGDLLSIISRWKSAGVSTSQAPDAATDDREFLAAMAYRKYCDRLRARNSVDFDDLLLLTDKLFSEYPDALKRQQDRFDYVQIDEYQDTNQLQFRLVQAMVAPHKNLCVVGDDDQSIYAWRGAEVKHILSFQTHFPTAKVVRLEDNYRCTDEILNVANRLVSYNRERHRKVLRSTKPAVEPVRFEKFPDEVIEAERIGLEISYLIAKRNCQPSDFAILFRTNEQPRAFESELRRRQIPYVILGSQSFYDRKEVRDLLAYLRVIVQPRDESALLRIINTPARNIGTSTVEKVMQRAILQGDPFFKAAQDATARGDLTPRVSQAITNFEQKIEGWRNRFLRSPQTLAQSFRQLVEELKYRQEVEKLYKEPAQVTTRLESIEQLADALDDYSRRSAKPSLHQFLDEMTLNDRDEFGSDNKKELERNAVKLLTIHSAKGLEFPRVYLVGMEEGLLPHKRSVEGTRQDIEEERRLAYVAVTRAQESLTMTFAETRRKWGKPRKTIPSRFLFEMRTDQQNDEAMAEEEAAAE from the coding sequence ATGCAGTCCAGTAAGCTTCTCTCCTCGCTCAATGCCTCGCAGCGAGATGCCGCGACGACATTCTCGGGACCGCTGCTCGTGCTGGCGGGAGCCGGGACGGGGAAAACTCGCGTCATCACCACGCGCATGGCCCTGCTGATCGGCCAGGGCGTTCCCGCTGAGCGTATTCTCTCAGTCACGTTCACCAACAAAGCCGCCAAGGAAATGACCGAACGGTGCACGAACCTGATCGGTCGCCGCAAGACGAAGCCCTGGATTTCAACGTTTCACTCGCTCTGCGTGCGAATCCTCCGCGAAGAGATCGAACCACTCGGCTTTCGGCAGAACTTCACCATTATCGATCGCGGCGATCAGGAGTCGATGGCCCGGGAAGTGTTGCGTTCGATCCGCGTGCAGGACTCGGCTCTCAAGCCGGGCGATCTGCTTTCGATCATCAGTCGCTGGAAGTCAGCCGGCGTCTCCACCAGCCAGGCTCCCGATGCCGCCACGGACGACCGTGAGTTTCTCGCCGCGATGGCATACCGCAAATACTGCGATCGCCTTCGAGCCCGTAACAGCGTCGACTTCGATGACCTGCTCCTGCTCACCGACAAACTGTTCAGCGAGTATCCGGACGCTCTGAAGCGACAACAGGATCGTTTCGATTATGTCCAGATCGACGAGTATCAGGACACGAACCAGCTGCAATTCCGGCTCGTTCAGGCGATGGTCGCCCCGCATAAGAATCTCTGTGTGGTTGGTGATGATGACCAGTCGATTTATGCCTGGCGCGGAGCCGAGGTGAAGCACATTCTGTCGTTTCAGACCCATTTCCCGACAGCGAAGGTCGTTCGGCTCGAAGACAACTATCGCTGCACCGATGAGATTCTGAACGTGGCGAACCGCCTTGTCAGTTACAATCGGGAACGGCACCGCAAAGTGCTGCGATCGACCAAACCAGCAGTTGAACCGGTCCGCTTCGAGAAGTTTCCCGATGAAGTCATCGAAGCCGAGCGGATTGGGCTCGAAATCAGCTATCTCATCGCGAAACGGAACTGCCAGCCGTCCGACTTCGCCATTCTGTTCCGCACCAACGAGCAGCCGCGGGCCTTCGAATCGGAACTCCGTCGTCGACAGATTCCGTACGTGATTCTCGGCAGCCAGTCGTTTTACGACCGTAAAGAAGTTCGCGATCTGCTGGCCTATCTGCGCGTGATCGTTCAGCCGCGGGACGAATCGGCGCTGCTGCGAATCATCAATACGCCCGCCCGGAACATCGGGACTTCCACCGTCGAAAAGGTGATGCAGCGGGCGATCCTGCAGGGAGATCCCTTTTTCAAAGCCGCCCAGGATGCGACAGCTCGGGGAGACCTGACACCGCGCGTTTCCCAGGCAATTACGAACTTCGAACAGAAAATCGAGGGCTGGCGAAACCGGTTCCTGCGAAGTCCGCAGACATTGGCTCAGTCGTTCCGACAGCTGGTCGAAGAATTGAAGTACCGGCAGGAAGTGGAAAAGCTCTACAAAGAGCCGGCCCAGGTCACCACGCGGCTGGAATCTATCGAGCAACTGGCCGATGCCCTCGACGATTATTCGCGTCGGTCGGCCAAGCCGAGTCTGCATCAGTTCCTCGATGAAATGACGCTCAACGATCGCGACGAATTCGGCTCCGATAACAAGAAAGAACTCGAACGGAACGCTGTCAAACTGCTGACGATCCACAGTGCGAAGGGACTTGAGTTCCCCCGCGTCTATCTGGTCGGAATGGAAGAGGGTCTCCTTCCGCATAAGCGTTCGGTCGAGGGAACGCGGCAGGATATCGAGGAAGAACGACGCCTCGCTTACGTGGCTGTGACCCGGGCTCAGGAGTCGCTGACAATGACCTTCGCCGAAACCCGTCGCAAATGGGGCAAACCGCGAAAGACGATCCCGTCCCGTTTTCTCTTCGAAATGCGAACCGATCAGCAGAACGACGAAGCCATGGCCGAAGAAGAAGCGGCTGCCGAATAG
- a CDS encoding NAD(P)-dependent oxidoreductase has translation MARLFRRSAALTATRRTLASSTFCRLNRQRPYRTMPQLTIQPGQTKIGFIGTGVMGRSMAGHLIKAGFSLSVYSRTKEKSQDVLDQGAQWCDSPKAVAEQSDVVFAIVGFPKDVREVFLGEQGTLAGAKEGSVLVDMTTSEPSLAVEIYEAAKAKGVHAVDAPVSGGDIGARNAALSIMIGGDEDVVTALNPCWEAMGKTIVYQGKAGSGQHTKMVNQTLIATGMIGVCEALLYAYKAGLDLETVMKSVSSGAAGSWSLSNYGPRMMKNDFDPGFFVEHFIKDMGIALAEARRMQISLPGLAMAQQLYISLQALGHGRDGVQALVLALAEMSKIDWKSR, from the coding sequence ATCGCTCGACTTTTTCGACGCTCCGCCGCTCTCACAGCGACTCGCCGGACGCTTGCGTCATCGACATTTTGCAGACTGAATAGACAGAGACCTTACAGAACAATGCCGCAACTCACGATTCAGCCCGGTCAGACGAAAATTGGATTCATTGGGACAGGCGTGATGGGCCGCAGCATGGCCGGTCATCTGATCAAAGCCGGATTCAGCCTCTCGGTCTACTCGCGGACCAAAGAGAAGTCGCAGGACGTGCTCGATCAGGGTGCTCAGTGGTGCGACAGTCCGAAAGCAGTCGCCGAGCAGTCCGATGTCGTTTTCGCCATCGTTGGCTTCCCGAAGGATGTCCGCGAAGTCTTCCTCGGCGAACAGGGAACGCTGGCCGGTGCGAAAGAAGGTTCTGTGCTTGTCGACATGACCACGAGCGAGCCGTCGCTGGCTGTCGAAATTTACGAAGCCGCCAAGGCCAAGGGCGTGCACGCTGTCGATGCCCCGGTTTCCGGAGGAGACATCGGAGCTCGCAATGCGGCTCTTTCAATCATGATTGGCGGCGATGAAGACGTCGTGACCGCTCTGAATCCCTGCTGGGAAGCGATGGGAAAAACGATCGTCTATCAGGGCAAAGCCGGTTCCGGCCAGCACACGAAGATGGTCAATCAGACGCTGATCGCCACAGGCATGATCGGCGTCTGCGAAGCTCTGCTTTACGCCTACAAAGCGGGTCTCGATCTGGAAACGGTGATGAAATCCGTTTCTTCCGGGGCAGCCGGCAGCTGGTCGCTGTCGAACTACGGCCCGCGAATGATGAAGAACGATTTCGATCCCGGCTTCTTTGTCGAACACTTCATCAAGGACATGGGCATCGCCCTGGCGGAAGCTCGTCGGATGCAGATCTCGCTGCCGGGCCTGGCGATGGCTCAGCAGCTCTACATCTCTCTGCAGGCTCTGGGGCACGGTCGCGATGGCGTTCAGGCTCTGGTGCTGGCTCTGGCGGAAATGTCCAAAATCGACTGGAAGAGTCGCTAA
- the dapA gene encoding 4-hydroxy-tetrahydrodipicolinate synthase — MTRKGEMFRGVTVALVTPFKDNQVDEQGLRKLVDELIDAGVEALAPCGTTGESPTLSHDEHDRVIAIVCEQSNGRAKVMAGTGSNSTAEAIRLTKHAKSAGADGALVVSPYYNKPMQSGFYEHYKAVAEEGGLPVVVYNIPGRSAKNIEPETILRLAELENIVAVKEATGSMDQASQILGGSNLTVLSGDDSLTLPMMSMGGSGVVSVVGNIVAKDVKAMVDAALAGNWDEARTLHFKLFGLCRDMLSLATNPIPVKAAMALLGRDTGDLRLPLTRLEDAGVASLKKTLSAYGL, encoded by the coding sequence ATGACGCGCAAAGGGGAGATGTTTCGGGGAGTGACAGTAGCTCTGGTCACTCCCTTCAAAGACAATCAGGTCGACGAACAGGGTCTGCGGAAACTGGTCGATGAACTGATCGATGCTGGCGTGGAAGCGCTGGCACCCTGCGGCACCACCGGCGAAAGTCCAACACTTTCGCACGATGAACACGACCGCGTCATCGCCATTGTCTGCGAGCAGTCGAACGGACGGGCCAAAGTCATGGCCGGGACCGGTTCGAACAGCACGGCCGAAGCGATCCGCCTGACGAAGCACGCCAAATCGGCGGGAGCCGACGGCGCTCTGGTTGTCTCGCCCTACTACAACAAGCCGATGCAGTCGGGCTTCTATGAGCACTACAAGGCCGTCGCCGAAGAAGGCGGACTGCCGGTCGTGGTCTACAACATCCCGGGACGATCCGCCAAGAATATCGAGCCGGAAACAATTCTCCGACTGGCCGAACTGGAAAACATTGTGGCTGTGAAGGAAGCGACCGGGTCGATGGACCAGGCATCGCAAATCCTCGGTGGCTCGAACCTGACGGTTCTCTCCGGCGACGACAGCCTGACTCTGCCGATGATGTCGATGGGCGGAAGCGGCGTCGTGTCCGTGGTTGGTAACATCGTTGCCAAAGACGTGAAAGCCATGGTCGACGCGGCTCTGGCCGGTAACTGGGACGAAGCCCGAACACTGCATTTCAAGCTGTTCGGTCTCTGCCGCGATATGCTTTCGCTGGCCACCAATCCGATTCCCGTCAAAGCGGCAATGGCTCTGCTCGGCCGCGACACGGGAGATCTCCGGCTGCCGCTGACGAGGCTCGAAGACGCCGGCGTCGCCAGCCTCAAGAAAACTTTGTCGGCGTACGGATTGTAA
- a CDS encoding ATPase, T2SS/T4P/T4SS family — protein sequence MIFGFGKKSQDDDLEDEVELVLFQGTISGVEVDIAAHARLAEVGLLRAKELVTDALERRAEMLRIEPKGEKGAMVQLYVDGIGYSGGRLIGKEAIAVTQVLKLVGGMDPKDRTKPQTGGIRAEFDDRKYLLVIETRPGKEGERLNLHLVDVKNAKYSPSELGFSEESIAKIREMTGKKGIVLAAGPPGSGVTSLAFAIIRGIDAYVQATFALFDTGHRELGSVSKFERREGEELGTALQRLIRMEGDVAFVEPFDNEKTVREAIEKHEEITMVSEMKARDAASAIENLGKILKDPKSVAEAVNGVFGQKLIRRLCEKCKQPYRPNPKLIQKVGLPEDVQTLYRPPQPEPGEDLRPCRRCGGSGYLGRAAMIELIEMTDDMKKVVAAGGDAAAIKAQARKEKMLTFKEEGLKYVAEGETSLEELQRVFRAQ from the coding sequence GTGATTTTCGGTTTCGGTAAAAAGAGCCAGGATGATGACCTGGAAGATGAAGTCGAACTCGTCCTCTTTCAGGGAACGATCAGCGGCGTGGAAGTCGACATTGCCGCTCACGCTCGCCTGGCCGAAGTCGGTCTGCTGCGGGCCAAAGAACTTGTCACCGACGCCCTCGAACGCCGAGCCGAAATGCTCCGGATCGAACCGAAGGGCGAAAAAGGGGCCATGGTCCAGCTGTATGTCGACGGCATCGGCTATTCCGGCGGTCGGCTGATCGGCAAAGAAGCGATTGCCGTGACGCAGGTCCTCAAGCTGGTCGGCGGCATGGATCCCAAAGACCGAACCAAGCCACAGACAGGTGGAATTCGAGCCGAGTTCGATGACCGCAAATATCTGCTCGTCATTGAAACACGCCCCGGCAAGGAAGGCGAACGCCTCAACCTGCATCTGGTCGACGTCAAGAATGCCAAATACAGTCCGTCCGAGCTTGGCTTCAGTGAGGAGTCAATCGCGAAGATTCGCGAGATGACGGGAAAGAAAGGTATTGTCCTGGCGGCGGGTCCTCCAGGATCGGGCGTTACCAGTCTGGCATTCGCGATTATTCGAGGGATCGATGCCTACGTCCAGGCGACCTTTGCTCTGTTCGACACGGGACATCGCGAGTTGGGCAGTGTCTCGAAGTTCGAGCGTCGCGAGGGCGAGGAACTCGGCACGGCTCTGCAGCGGCTGATTCGTATGGAAGGCGATGTCGCCTTCGTCGAGCCGTTCGACAATGAAAAAACGGTCCGGGAGGCCATTGAGAAGCATGAAGAGATCACAATGGTCTCGGAAATGAAGGCCCGAGATGCCGCTTCGGCGATCGAAAACCTGGGCAAGATTCTCAAAGATCCCAAGAGTGTCGCGGAAGCGGTAAACGGCGTCTTCGGGCAGAAGCTGATTCGCAGGCTCTGCGAAAAATGCAAGCAGCCCTACCGTCCGAACCCAAAGCTGATTCAAAAGGTCGGACTGCCGGAAGATGTGCAGACGCTGTATCGTCCGCCTCAGCCGGAACCAGGCGAGGATCTCCGACCGTGCCGTCGCTGTGGCGGAAGTGGATATCTGGGCCGAGCCGCGATGATTGAACTCATCGAGATGACCGACGACATGAAGAAAGTCGTGGCAGCTGGTGGAGATGCCGCAGCGATCAAGGCGCAGGCCCGCAAAGAGAAGATGCTCACCTTCAAAGAAGAGGGGCTGAAATACGTCGCCGAAGGCGAAACCTCCCTGGAAGAACTGCAACGAGTCTTCCGCGCTCAATAG